Sequence from the Gammaproteobacteria bacterium genome:
AGGCAATCTGTTCGAGGCGGCGGAGCTGTCGCACCAGACCAATTCCCTGCCCGAGGTCTGCGGCCGCGTCTGCCCGCAGGACCGCTTGTGCGAAGGCGACTGCACGCTCAACGACGGCTTCGGCGCCGTCACCATCGGCAGCATCGAAAAGTACATTTCGGACGAAGCCTTCAAGCAGGGCTGGCGCCCCGACATGTCCAAGGTCAAGTGGACCAAGAAGCGCGTCGCCGTGATCGGCGCCGGCCCGGCCGGCCTGGGCTGTGCGGACGTGCTGATCCGCAACGGCGTGCGCCCGGTGGTGTTCGACAAGTACCCCGAAATCGGCGGCCTGCTGACCTTCGGCATTCCGCCGTTCAAGCTCGAAAAGGATGTGATCCGCACGCGCCGCCAGATCCTCGAAGGCATGGGTGTCGAGTTCCGGCTCAACACCGAGATCGGCAAGGACATCACGTTCGAATCGCTGCTCGAAGAGTACGACGCCGTGTTCCTCGGCATGGGTACCTACACCTACATGCGCGGCGGCTTTCCGGGCGAGGACCTGCCGGGCGTGTTCGAGGCGCTGCCGTTCCTGATCGCCAATGCCAACCGTCTGCTGAACTACGAAGACGTGGCCGGCATGGGTTACGACGTCAAGGGCCAGAACGTGGTGGTGCTCGGTGGCGGCGACACCGCGATGGACTGCAATCGCACCTCGATCCGCCAGGGCGCCGAAAGCGTGATCTGCGCCTATCGCCGCGACGAGGCCAACATGCCCGGTTCGCGTCGCGAAGTCGCCAACGCCAAGGAAGAAGGCGTGGAGTTCCAATGGAACCGGCAGCCGATCGAAATCGTCGGCAAGGACCGGGTCGAAGGCGTCAAGCTCGCGACCACGCGTCTCGGCCCGCCGGATGCCCGTGGTCGCCGTCGTCCCGAAATCGTTCCCGGCTCCGAGGAAATCATTCCGGCGGATCGCGTGATCATCGCCTTCGGATTCCGCCCGAGCCCAGCCGAATGGTTCGGCGGCCACCAGATCGACCTGCATGAGGACGGCCGCGTACGCGTCAACGGCGCGGCCCTGTCCAAGCACCTGTTCCAGACCAAGAACCCCAAGATCTTCGCCGGCGGCGACATGGTGCGCGGCTCGGATCTGGTCGTGACCGCCGTCTACGAAGGCCGGCAGGCGGCCGAGGGCATCTGCGACTATCTCGGCGTCTGACGCCGCAC
This genomic interval carries:
- a CDS encoding FAD-dependent oxidoreductase encodes the protein MGAKNANQFLDTPRQDPKKLPVEVRIHDFREIYGQFQPEQAKAQSGRCLACGNPYCEWKCPVHNYIPNWLKLIEEGNLFEAAELSHQTNSLPEVCGRVCPQDRLCEGDCTLNDGFGAVTIGSIEKYISDEAFKQGWRPDMSKVKWTKKRVAVIGAGPAGLGCADVLIRNGVRPVVFDKYPEIGGLLTFGIPPFKLEKDVIRTRRQILEGMGVEFRLNTEIGKDITFESLLEEYDAVFLGMGTYTYMRGGFPGEDLPGVFEALPFLIANANRLLNYEDVAGMGYDVKGQNVVVLGGGDTAMDCNRTSIRQGAESVICAYRRDEANMPGSRREVANAKEEGVEFQWNRQPIEIVGKDRVEGVKLATTRLGPPDARGRRRPEIVPGSEEIIPADRVIIAFGFRPSPAEWFGGHQIDLHEDGRVRVNGAALSKHLFQTKNPKIFAGGDMVRGSDLVVTAVYEGRQAAEGICDYLGV